Proteins found in one Labrenzia sp. VG12 genomic segment:
- a CDS encoding carbohydrate ABC transporter permease produces MKFKTFAAFVGPSIFLMLLFIAAPLISVFMQSFYVTQPIFETVEVETCTPGFPTQTCVTETKTQPVLGDDGKIVTAVKYVGLESYVNVLEPDRAWAALSALDFRALLTIDFWKALRFTLTFTLVTLPLVIGVGLVIAVTVNNATRMIRGPIIFVSLLPFIITPVIGALSIRWLFIGDGIMTAFLEWWLARDIAMFAQGWTIELLMMFYRVWHVAPFAFVVFYAGLQTVNQDTLESAVIDGASRWERLRYVIIPHLMPLIVFISLIHLMDSYRVFEEIVGFSSQAYRISLQWLTYDLLTPDDSGNRSISRASASAMLTMIGIVVLLVPLLRKTWRDHKGGKV; encoded by the coding sequence GTGAAATTCAAGACATTTGCCGCATTTGTCGGCCCGTCCATCTTTCTCATGCTGCTCTTCATCGCGGCGCCCTTGATCAGCGTTTTCATGCAGAGCTTCTACGTTACGCAACCGATCTTCGAGACGGTTGAAGTGGAAACCTGCACGCCCGGCTTTCCGACCCAGACATGTGTCACGGAAACAAAAACCCAGCCTGTTCTGGGCGACGATGGCAAGATCGTCACCGCGGTCAAATATGTCGGTCTGGAAAGCTACGTGAATGTGCTGGAGCCCGACCGGGCCTGGGCGGCGCTATCGGCCCTTGATTTCAGAGCACTGCTGACCATCGACTTCTGGAAGGCGCTGCGCTTTACCCTCACCTTCACGCTGGTCACGCTTCCCCTCGTGATCGGTGTCGGGCTGGTGATCGCCGTGACGGTCAACAATGCCACCCGCATGATACGTGGCCCCATCATCTTCGTATCGCTGCTGCCCTTCATCATCACCCCGGTGATCGGTGCCCTGTCCATCCGCTGGCTGTTCATCGGCGACGGCATCATGACGGCCTTCCTGGAATGGTGGCTGGCACGCGACATCGCCATGTTCGCGCAGGGCTGGACCATCGAGCTCCTGATGATGTTCTACCGGGTCTGGCACGTCGCGCCCTTTGCCTTTGTTGTTTTCTATGCCGGCCTTCAGACCGTGAACCAAGACACGCTGGAATCGGCGGTGATCGATGGCGCCAGCCGCTGGGAGCGTTTGCGCTACGTCATCATTCCGCATCTGATGCCGCTGATCGTCTTCATCTCGCTCATTCACCTGATGGATTCCTACCGGGTGTTCGAGGAAATCGTCGGCTTCTCCAGCCAGGCCTACCGGATCTCGCTGCAGTGGCTCACCTATGACCTTCTGACGCCGGATGACAGCGGCAACCGGTCCATCTCACGGGCGTCGGCCAGCGCCATGCTCACCATGATCGGGATCGTCGTGCTGCTTGTGCCGCTCCTGCGCAAGACCTGGCGTGATCACAAGGGAGGAAAGGTATGA
- a CDS encoding ABC transporter ATP-binding protein, with amino-acid sequence MAEIQLKNVSKRWGAFVGVDNFDLTIADREFLVLLGPSGCGKTTTMRMIAGLEDATDGEIVIGDRVVNDLDPKDRDIAMVFQSYGLYPNMNVYENIRFPLKVRKVDPASHDERVMRAADMVELREFLHRKPAELSGGQRQRVALARAIVREPNVFLMDEPLSNLDAKLRVSTRAQIKNLQHELKVTTIYVTHDQIEAMTLADRVVVMKRGIIQQVGTPTDIYDKPANTFVAGFIGSPAMNLMEGTLQGGTFTGEHVSISGLNGPDGPVTLGFRAEDAAVAQSSASAEINAPVYTMELLGDATMITVKAGGAMVSVKANKDYRIEIDETVGLHIPAEICHLFHHETGARIYA; translated from the coding sequence GTGGCTGAAATCCAGCTCAAGAATGTGTCGAAGCGATGGGGTGCATTTGTCGGCGTCGATAATTTCGACCTGACGATAGCCGATCGTGAATTTCTCGTTCTCCTCGGCCCGTCCGGCTGCGGCAAGACCACCACCATGCGCATGATCGCCGGGCTGGAGGATGCCACGGATGGTGAGATCGTGATCGGCGACAGGGTCGTGAACGATCTCGATCCGAAGGACCGGGACATTGCGATGGTGTTTCAGTCCTACGGCCTTTATCCCAACATGAATGTCTACGAGAACATCCGCTTCCCGCTGAAAGTGCGGAAGGTGGATCCGGCGAGCCATGATGAGCGGGTGATGCGGGCAGCCGACATGGTGGAGCTGCGCGAGTTTCTGCACCGCAAGCCGGCGGAACTGTCCGGGGGGCAGCGGCAGCGGGTTGCACTGGCACGCGCGATCGTTCGCGAGCCGAATGTCTTCCTGATGGATGAACCGCTTTCGAATCTCGATGCCAAGCTCCGGGTCTCGACCCGCGCGCAGATCAAGAACCTGCAGCATGAACTCAAGGTCACGACGATCTATGTCACGCATGACCAGATCGAGGCGATGACCCTGGCCGACCGCGTTGTCGTCATGAAACGCGGCATCATTCAGCAGGTCGGAACGCCGACGGACATCTATGACAAGCCGGCCAACACATTCGTGGCCGGGTTCATCGGATCTCCCGCAATGAACCTGATGGAAGGAACCCTTCAGGGCGGCACATTTACCGGTGAGCATGTTTCCATCAGCGGTCTGAACGGGCCGGACGGTCCTGTCACTCTGGGCTTCAGAGCCGAGGATGCCGCCGTTGCCCAGTCAAGCGCCAGCGCTGAAATCAACGCCCCCGTCTACACGATGGAACTGCTTGGCGACGCCACGATGATTACAGTCAAGGCTGGTGGCGCGATGGTCTCGGTCAAGGCCAACAAGGACTACCGCATCGAGATCGACGAAACCGTCGGGCTGCATATCCCGGCAGAGATCTGCCACCTCTTTCATCACGAGACGGGCGCGCGCATCTACGCCTAA
- a CDS encoding ester cyclase: MSDFRHAPHAFLNAIFDPASSNEKDLFSRHLRDDVIFDVACPVNRLQGREAVIEEFYTPLKRALTNARRRDEIFIGGPNRRAPGGHWIASVTHYLGNFDEPLFGVKQSGHLAFLRSGEFYRIEADGRISEAKIIIDLLDLMRQAGRFPLPHMLGTEMLFPGPATHDGILPKDQADGEKTLDLCETMLADLKAFDPETFSSKGQTGDDGYWHDDMLWYGPGGIGSNYRWSGFEKDHRAAFLTAFPDRVGGDHYCRIGDGNYAAVSGWPSMTMTHRGDYLGVPATGKSLTLRVMDFYRCANTKIMENWVMLDYLDLFHQMGRDLIAEQG, from the coding sequence ATGTCCGATTTCAGGCACGCGCCGCACGCTTTTCTCAACGCGATTTTCGATCCCGCTTCCAGCAACGAGAAGGATCTGTTTTCCAGACACTTGCGCGACGACGTGATTTTTGATGTCGCCTGTCCTGTCAATCGCCTGCAGGGCCGGGAAGCCGTCATCGAAGAGTTCTACACTCCGCTGAAGCGCGCGCTCACCAACGCCCGCCGGCGGGACGAAATTTTCATCGGCGGCCCCAACCGCCGGGCCCCGGGTGGGCACTGGATCGCCAGCGTCACGCACTATCTCGGAAATTTCGACGAGCCTCTCTTTGGCGTGAAACAATCCGGTCATCTCGCCTTCCTGCGGTCCGGAGAATTCTACCGGATCGAAGCGGACGGCCGGATCTCTGAAGCGAAGATCATCATCGATCTTCTCGACCTGATGCGGCAGGCCGGGCGCTTTCCCCTGCCGCACATGCTTGGAACGGAAATGCTGTTTCCGGGCCCGGCAACCCATGACGGTATCTTGCCGAAGGACCAGGCAGACGGCGAAAAGACGCTCGATCTCTGTGAAACCATGCTCGCAGACCTCAAGGCCTTCGACCCTGAAACCTTTAGCTCAAAAGGCCAAACCGGCGACGACGGCTATTGGCATGACGACATGCTCTGGTACGGCCCGGGAGGCATCGGCTCCAACTACCGCTGGAGCGGTTTCGAAAAGGACCACCGTGCCGCATTCCTCACCGCGTTTCCGGACCGCGTCGGCGGCGATCACTACTGCCGGATCGGCGATGGCAACTACGCCGCCGTCAGCGGCTGGCCCTCCATGACCATGACCCACAGAGGCGACTACCTGGGTGTTCCGGCAACCGGCAAGTCCCTGACCCTGCGCGTCATGGATTTCTATCGCTGTGCCAACACGAAGATCATGGAGAACTGGGTGATGCTCGACTATCTTGACCTCTTCCACCAGATGGGACGGGACCTGATTGCCGAACAGGGTTGA
- a CDS encoding SDR family oxidoreductase, which translates to MAEQKIALVTGAGKRLGKAIAKGLADKGYAMGLHFNSSVGGAQDLHDEIVAAGGKAKLLQKDLSKPETAGELIEETATALGGPVSVLVNSASAFNTDSLGDLTLETWQFLMNVNAAAPVFLMQAFARQDPMPEGGAIINMLDTQMLSAAPERFSYFCGKFALDGATRLAAYDLGKAGVRVNAIAPGLILPSDQTQENFDSRQKLTPLGPGLGPQDVVDTVIYLVEAKQVTGHTVVVDAGQRLMGFGNAPIG; encoded by the coding sequence ATGGCGGAGCAAAAGATTGCGCTGGTGACAGGGGCGGGGAAGCGGCTCGGAAAAGCCATCGCCAAAGGTCTGGCGGACAAGGGCTATGCCATGGGGCTGCACTTCAATTCATCTGTGGGGGGCGCACAGGACCTTCACGATGAAATCGTGGCAGCCGGAGGCAAGGCGAAGCTCCTGCAGAAGGACTTGAGCAAACCGGAAACCGCGGGTGAGCTGATTGAGGAGACCGCGACAGCTCTCGGCGGGCCGGTTTCTGTCCTGGTGAATTCAGCCTCGGCGTTCAACACAGACAGTCTGGGCGATCTGACCCTCGAGACCTGGCAGTTCCTGATGAATGTGAACGCAGCTGCGCCTGTCTTCCTGATGCAGGCCTTTGCCAGGCAGGACCCGATGCCGGAGGGCGGCGCCATCATCAACATGCTCGACACGCAGATGCTCTCGGCCGCGCCGGAACGGTTCAGCTATTTTTGCGGCAAGTTTGCCCTGGACGGGGCGACGCGTCTGGCGGCCTACGATCTTGGCAAGGCGGGGGTCCGGGTCAACGCGATTGCGCCGGGCCTGATCCTGCCGAGCGACCAGACCCAGGAAAATTTCGACAGTCGTCAGAAGCTGACGCCGCTTGGGCCGGGGCTCGGCCCGCAGGATGTTGTCGATACGGTGATTTACCTTGTCGAGGCGAAACAGGTTACGGGCCACACGGTCGTGGTGGATGCCGGTCAGAGGCTCATGGGCTTCGGAAACGCGCCGATCGGCTAG
- a CDS encoding AAA family ATPase, protein MDLIPRPKGPWHELEASFEMEMIVFIGLQGSGKSSFYQKSFSGSHVRLNLDMLKTRRREQALFETCLEVGQRFVIDNTNPGPEDRLRYLLPATAARFNCLAYYFNVPLETCLERNAGRTGKSRIPDKGILATARKLAAPRPDEGFSEIYVVDADGHAVKQGQTNAI, encoded by the coding sequence GTGGACCTTATACCGCGACCCAAAGGGCCGTGGCACGAACTCGAGGCGTCATTCGAGATGGAAATGATTGTTTTTATTGGCCTTCAGGGAAGCGGGAAGTCCAGTTTCTATCAGAAATCGTTTTCAGGCAGCCATGTTCGGCTGAACCTCGACATGCTCAAGACAAGACGCCGGGAACAGGCACTTTTTGAGACCTGCCTTGAGGTAGGCCAGCGGTTCGTGATCGACAACACCAACCCTGGCCCGGAAGATCGTCTGCGCTACCTCCTCCCGGCGACTGCAGCCCGATTTAATTGCCTTGCTTACTATTTCAACGTGCCGCTGGAGACCTGCCTGGAACGCAACGCGGGCAGAACGGGCAAATCGCGCATCCCGGACAAGGGCATCCTCGCGACAGCCAGAAAACTCGCGGCGCCCCGACCGGACGAAGGCTTCAGCGAGATCTACGTCGTTGACGCTGACGGGCATGCGGTGAAACAGGGGCAGACCAATGCGATTTGA
- a CDS encoding dihydroneopterin aldolase codes for MTSSSLTERPDTTGGTLLEKGRDTILIEGLLLPTEIGVLDSEKGRRQAVRFDVEIVTVPDYRRIVRETGQYVSYADTVAFIQGKAATGGHVELVEEWAEAVAEFALGNPLADEVSVKVTKPDIFEDASGVGIRITRRRG; via the coding sequence ATGACTTCATCTTCGCTGACCGAACGCCCCGACACGACAGGGGGCACCCTATTGGAGAAGGGGCGGGACACGATCCTGATCGAAGGACTGCTGCTACCGACGGAAATCGGTGTACTCGATAGCGAAAAGGGGCGCCGTCAGGCGGTGCGCTTCGATGTCGAGATCGTCACGGTGCCGGACTACCGCAGGATCGTCCGTGAGACCGGGCAGTATGTGTCCTATGCGGATACGGTCGCGTTCATTCAGGGTAAGGCGGCGACCGGCGGCCATGTCGAGCTGGTGGAAGAATGGGCCGAAGCCGTGGCTGAGTTTGCACTCGGCAATCCGCTCGCCGACGAGGTGTCGGTTAAGGTGACAAAGCCGGACATCTTTGAAGATGCCAGCGGAGTTGGCATCCGTATCACCCGAAGGCGCGGTTGA
- a CDS encoding dihydropteroate synthase: protein MISADRLLPLWLKYRDALESPIRTFSFEKFNKTFEDKTYQMGVLNLSPDSTYRETVCHTFEAALYRGRRMTLEGAAMVDIGAESTGETADLVAAERQIDRMRPVVKALAEENILCSVETYHPEVGVALLEAGAGVVNLTGRVDDTAFYEAIAAHKAGIVLCYTPGENARSADYLPPAEDIFDHQLTFFKERIRMATEAGIERLWVDPGFGFALHLPDGPDRIRYQTDSILQSFRLRELGWPVTVQLTGAVYLFRDEVRVAQTSAATIAVMSKANLVRSHEVPRVQPVLNLQEFA, encoded by the coding sequence ATGATTTCCGCCGACCGCCTTTTGCCCTTGTGGCTCAAGTACCGCGATGCGCTCGAAAGCCCGATCCGCACTTTCTCCTTCGAAAAATTCAACAAGACCTTCGAGGATAAAACCTACCAGATGGGGGTTCTGAACCTCTCTCCGGACAGCACCTATCGCGAAACGGTCTGCCACACATTCGAGGCCGCGCTTTATCGCGGGCGGCGCATGACCCTGGAAGGGGCGGCAATGGTCGATATCGGGGCCGAGTCGACCGGAGAGACGGCGGATCTTGTTGCAGCCGAACGGCAGATTGACCGTATGCGGCCTGTGGTGAAGGCGCTGGCAGAGGAAAACATCCTTTGCTCGGTGGAAACCTATCATCCGGAAGTGGGTGTTGCTCTGCTTGAGGCCGGCGCCGGTGTTGTCAATCTGACCGGCCGTGTCGATGACACGGCTTTCTATGAAGCGATTGCCGCGCACAAGGCCGGCATCGTCCTGTGTTACACGCCCGGTGAAAATGCCCGGTCCGCCGATTACCTGCCACCGGCGGAAGATATCTTCGATCACCAGCTGACCTTCTTCAAGGAGCGTATCCGAATGGCGACGGAGGCAGGTATCGAACGGCTCTGGGTCGATCCGGGGTTCGGGTTTGCCCTGCATTTGCCGGATGGGCCGGACCGGATCCGCTATCAGACCGACAGCATCCTGCAGTCCTTCCGCCTGCGGGAGCTGGGCTGGCCCGTTACCGTGCAGCTGACCGGTGCAGTCTATCTTTTCCGGGACGAGGTTCGGGTCGCCCAGACCAGTGCAGCCACCATCGCGGTCATGTCCAAAGCCAACCTGGTGCGCAGTCATGAAGTGCCGCGGGTGCAGCCGGTCTTGAACCTGCAGGAATTTGCCTGA
- a CDS encoding carbohydrate ABC transporter permease — translation MSLPKSMQQPMALRLSSAGFLAFWCLLAAFPIFWIAVMSFKDPVDAFASNPLDVVFGPETVATGRGLSIVSIVVGLAALWYTFRLATTTLPRLVKQFSPPHLIVPGWIIGALVFALGFLIVFAGILPPLLSAVNSVLGPIGEPILGLTTEHYSAVWFENAFYENFINSLIITVGVVTVSLTVGTLAGYGLARSGSSLAFWILIIALIFRALPHSVLVAGYLPPFINSAEILRPLLGDAAPTLYGKPWAVIAVLVSINQPFTIWMLRSFFQNIPNELDEAARVDGCTHFQAFRWVIMPVMWPGVITTGLFSFLLAYNDYLVCSLLLDAQNQTMVPAIAGYFNRETTTTDQVEAVAAAVSIIAPLFLLIMIFQRQIVSGLTAGAVKG, via the coding sequence ATGAGCCTGCCGAAATCCATGCAGCAGCCGATGGCGCTGCGCCTGTCCTCCGCCGGGTTCCTGGCCTTCTGGTGCCTGCTCGCCGCCTTCCCGATCTTCTGGATCGCGGTGATGAGCTTCAAGGATCCGGTCGACGCCTTTGCCTCCAATCCATTGGACGTGGTCTTCGGACCCGAGACGGTGGCAACCGGGCGCGGCCTGTCGATTGTCAGCATTGTCGTAGGGCTCGCCGCACTCTGGTACACATTCCGACTGGCGACCACGACCCTGCCGAGACTGGTCAAGCAGTTTTCACCGCCGCACCTGATCGTGCCGGGCTGGATCATTGGCGCTCTTGTGTTTGCGCTCGGCTTCCTGATCGTCTTCGCCGGTATCCTGCCTCCACTTTTGTCGGCCGTGAATTCCGTGCTGGGTCCGATCGGCGAGCCGATCCTCGGCCTGACGACAGAGCATTACAGCGCGGTCTGGTTCGAAAACGCCTTCTACGAGAATTTCATCAATTCGCTGATCATCACGGTCGGGGTGGTCACGGTCTCGCTGACGGTCGGCACTCTGGCGGGGTACGGACTGGCGCGCTCCGGGTCGAGCCTTGCCTTCTGGATCCTGATCATCGCGCTCATCTTCCGCGCGCTGCCGCACTCAGTCCTGGTTGCTGGCTACCTGCCGCCGTTCATCAACTCGGCGGAGATCCTCCGGCCGCTGCTGGGCGACGCTGCTCCGACGCTCTACGGAAAGCCCTGGGCCGTGATCGCGGTGCTGGTGTCGATCAACCAGCCTTTCACGATCTGGATGCTGCGCTCGTTCTTCCAGAACATTCCGAACGAGCTCGACGAGGCGGCGCGGGTGGATGGCTGCACGCATTTCCAGGCGTTTCGCTGGGTGATCATGCCGGTGATGTGGCCGGGCGTCATCACCACAGGTCTGTTCAGTTTCCTCCTGGCCTACAACGACTATCTGGTCTGCTCGCTGCTTCTGGATGCCCAGAACCAGACGATGGTTCCGGCCATTGCCGGTTACTTCAACCGGGAAACCACGACAACGGATCAGGTCGAGGCCGTGGCAGCAGCTGTCTCCATTATCGCCCCGCTGTTCCTGCTGATCATGATCTTCCAGCGCCAGATCGTTTCCGGCCTGACCGCAGGGGCCGTGAAAGGCTAG
- a CDS encoding tRNA(His) guanylyltransferase Thg1 family protein — protein sequence MRFDVFDQKMRQFENSLDQPVPDSDWIVLRLDGRGFTRLTKDLIDLDKPFDLRFHRAMQATCEHLMDAGPNFKLCYTQSDEISLLMKGTDVPFAGKTRKLNSVHAGEASACFSLKIGRPCAFDCRVIPLPETEDAVDYFRWRQEDARRNSLTAFCYWHLRSLDLSPNAADEQMNGMSTAQKLDLLDQHGIDYADQPDWMRIGAFLARESIKTLGMDPRSGTTSTALRNRLVWLEHTPEGQAVANLVADTCNDA from the coding sequence ATGCGATTTGATGTCTTTGATCAGAAGATGCGTCAGTTTGAGAACAGTCTCGACCAGCCAGTCCCAGATTCCGACTGGATAGTCCTTAGACTGGATGGCCGCGGCTTTACACGCCTGACCAAGGACCTGATCGATCTTGACAAGCCGTTTGACCTCAGGTTTCACCGCGCCATGCAGGCCACGTGTGAACATCTGATGGATGCCGGCCCCAATTTCAAACTCTGTTATACCCAGAGCGACGAGATCTCCCTGCTGATGAAAGGCACGGACGTGCCCTTCGCCGGCAAGACCCGAAAGCTGAACTCCGTGCATGCAGGTGAGGCCAGCGCCTGTTTTTCGCTGAAGATCGGTCGGCCCTGTGCCTTTGACTGCAGGGTAATTCCACTGCCTGAAACCGAAGACGCAGTCGATTATTTCCGCTGGCGCCAGGAAGACGCCAGACGGAATAGCCTGACAGCTTTTTGCTATTGGCACCTGAGAAGTCTCGACCTCTCCCCCAATGCAGCCGATGAGCAAATGAACGGAATGTCGACGGCACAAAAACTGGACCTGCTGGACCAACACGGTATCGACTATGCCGACCAGCCAGACTGGATGCGGATCGGGGCGTTCCTTGCCCGCGAATCCATCAAGACCCTAGGCATGGATCCTCGCAGCGGAACTACCAGCACCGCGCTTCGCAACAGACTGGTCTGGCTTGAGCACACGCCGGAAGGCCAGGCTGTTGCGAACCTGGTAGCCGATACCTGCAACGACGCCTGA
- the uxuA gene encoding mannonate dehydratase: MIESWRWFGPQDPISLKDIRQTGARGIVTALHEIPNGTFWPEEEIAARRQLIEDAGLQWLVTESIPVHEDIKTGAPGWEQWARNWAETAKALARQGITTICYNFMPVLDWTRTDLDYELADGATALRFEFTAYAAFDLFILQREGAEADYSAEDIAAAEARFAGMSEEAHDRLTANIIAGLPGSEESYSLDGFRERLAAYRDIGREELFQNLQNFLQVVVPEIEAAGARLALHPDDPPRSLFGLPRIAGTQADLERIAGLSSSNAHGFTLCAGSLGVHAENDLPAIVEALGERLHFVHLRATRREADPRSFHEDAHLEGDIDMVAIIRALRRLERGNGNHLPMRPDHGHRILNDLTGTSTPGYPAIGRLRGLAELRGVTRAVDAFEGRTAG, translated from the coding sequence ATGATTGAAAGCTGGCGCTGGTTCGGACCTCAGGACCCCATTTCCCTGAAAGACATCCGCCAGACAGGCGCCCGCGGGATCGTAACCGCGTTGCACGAGATTCCGAACGGCACCTTCTGGCCGGAAGAAGAGATCGCGGCACGGCGCCAGTTGATAGAAGACGCGGGTTTGCAATGGCTGGTCACCGAAAGCATTCCCGTGCACGAGGACATCAAGACCGGCGCACCGGGCTGGGAGCAGTGGGCGCGGAACTGGGCGGAAACGGCGAAGGCACTGGCACGGCAGGGCATCACCACGATCTGCTACAATTTCATGCCGGTTCTCGACTGGACCCGCACGGATCTTGATTATGAACTTGCTGACGGGGCAACTGCGCTCCGGTTCGAGTTCACGGCCTATGCGGCCTTCGACCTGTTCATCCTGCAGCGCGAGGGCGCCGAGGCCGACTATTCGGCTGAGGATATTGCGGCGGCCGAAGCCCGGTTCGCCGGGATGTCCGAAGAGGCGCACGACCGATTGACGGCAAACATCATTGCAGGTCTGCCGGGCTCGGAAGAAAGCTACAGTCTGGACGGCTTCCGCGAGCGTCTTGCCGCCTACAGGGACATTGGCCGGGAGGAACTGTTCCAGAACCTTCAGAATTTTCTTCAGGTTGTGGTGCCGGAGATCGAGGCGGCAGGCGCAAGGCTGGCCTTGCACCCGGATGATCCGCCGCGATCCCTTTTCGGTCTGCCGCGGATTGCCGGGACGCAGGCCGACCTGGAACGTATCGCGGGCTTGTCTTCTTCGAACGCGCATGGCTTCACGCTCTGCGCGGGTTCTCTTGGGGTGCATGCGGAAAACGATCTGCCGGCGATTGTCGAAGCGCTTGGCGAGCGCCTTCACTTCGTGCACCTGCGCGCCACCAGGCGCGAGGCCGATCCGCGGAGTTTCCATGAAGATGCCCATCTGGAGGGCGATATCGACATGGTCGCCATTATCCGGGCCTTGCGGCGCCTGGAACGCGGCAATGGCAACCATCTGCCGATGCGTCCGGATCACGGTCACCGCATTTTGAACGATCTGACGGGAACCTCCACGCCGGGCTATCCTGCCATTGGACGGTTGCGCGGGCTCGCGGAACTGCGCGGTGTGACCCGCGCGGTTGATGCTTTCGAGGGTAGGACTGCAGGCTAG
- a CDS encoding ABC transporter substrate-binding protein gives MIKKLLLAGAMSLAVTGAASACDFENTVPVKSLSAGFEAWKAVTEFMSKCGDFEAELDQEFRKKQPAAFAADPSLYQIGGVANGTLVPLLNEGTVRPLDDLVAKYGQNLTPNQLIKIDGKVMAVAMMVNAQHLMYREDILTDLGLPVPKTYDEVLAAAAKIKEAGVVDYPIGGTFKTGWNLGEEFVNMYLGMGGTFFADDNSPTIENAEGVASLEMLKKLTEYMDPEYLVSDSTYVQQQFQQGKIAMANLWASRAGAMDDPNESQVVGKVKMAGAPTANARAASTLWWDGLVIAKNISDEEAEAAFRVAMNGLTPEMVKANNDAAVWLVQGYEPGPLALGVVQTAEAGALPYPASSQMGLMHTALGNGVADYLTGAKDAETTLKDIAAAYTTSAKEAGLIQ, from the coding sequence ATGATAAAGAAACTGCTTCTTGCCGGTGCAATGTCACTGGCCGTGACCGGCGCGGCAAGCGCCTGTGATTTTGAAAACACCGTTCCGGTGAAATCGCTGTCCGCAGGCTTTGAAGCCTGGAAGGCTGTGACGGAATTCATGTCAAAATGCGGTGACTTCGAGGCCGAGCTCGACCAGGAGTTCCGCAAGAAGCAGCCGGCAGCGTTTGCTGCGGATCCGTCCCTGTACCAGATCGGCGGCGTTGCCAACGGCACGCTGGTGCCGCTGTTGAATGAAGGCACCGTTCGTCCGCTCGACGACCTTGTTGCCAAATACGGTCAGAACCTGACGCCGAACCAGTTGATCAAGATCGACGGCAAGGTCATGGCCGTTGCCATGATGGTTAACGCCCAGCATCTGATGTACCGCGAAGACATCCTGACCGACCTTGGCCTTCCGGTGCCGAAGACCTATGACGAGGTTCTGGCGGCGGCCGCCAAGATCAAGGAAGCCGGTGTCGTCGACTATCCGATCGGTGGAACGTTCAAGACCGGATGGAACCTTGGCGAAGAATTCGTCAACATGTATCTGGGCATGGGCGGCACCTTCTTTGCCGACGACAACAGCCCGACCATCGAGAACGCGGAAGGCGTCGCATCTCTTGAGATGCTGAAGAAGCTGACCGAGTACATGGACCCGGAATATCTGGTGTCCGACAGCACCTATGTGCAGCAGCAGTTCCAGCAGGGCAAGATCGCCATGGCCAACCTCTGGGCCTCGCGGGCCGGTGCCATGGATGATCCGAATGAATCCCAGGTCGTTGGCAAGGTGAAGATGGCCGGTGCGCCGACCGCCAATGCACGGGCTGCATCGACGCTCTGGTGGGACGGTCTGGTCATCGCCAAGAACATTTCGGATGAAGAAGCCGAAGCCGCGTTCCGCGTGGCCATGAACGGCCTGACGCCGGAAATGGTGAAAGCCAACAATGATGCCGCTGTCTGGCTGGTGCAGGGCTATGAACCCGGTCCGTTGGCACTCGGTGTTGTTCAGACCGCTGAAGCCGGTGCGCTGCCTTACCCGGCCAGCTCGCAGATGGGCCTGATGCACACGGCGCTCGGCAATGGCGTTGCCGACTACCTGACAGGTGCCAAGGATGCGGAAACCACATTGAAGGACATTGCCGCAGCCTACACGACCTCCGCCAAGGAAGCCGGTCTGATCCAGTAA
- a CDS encoding ester cyclase, whose amino-acid sequence MKGSRPEQAVLSRDTDMSKTDETRRVIEGMVDGLNDHRIADIGEFFSEGFRWLGNAGCGTKTGLKEFQDNWQKPFQAAFSDKVCVDEARLYMGEWAAAFGRQEATHSGEFMGIAPTGKRVEIRYMDFWKVVDGKIVNNWVMVDFPHVLAQLGRDVFNGEGWEAFDRGERTPPAPEKAA is encoded by the coding sequence ATGAAGGGATCCCGTCCCGAACAGGCGGTCTTGAGCCGCGACACGGATATGAGCAAGACCGACGAGACGCGCCGCGTCATCGAAGGCATGGTCGATGGTCTCAATGATCACCGGATTGCGGATATCGGCGAGTTCTTCTCCGAAGGCTTCCGCTGGCTCGGCAATGCCGGTTGCGGCACCAAGACGGGCCTGAAGGAATTTCAGGACAATTGGCAAAAGCCGTTTCAGGCCGCTTTTTCGGACAAGGTCTGTGTCGACGAAGCACGGCTCTACATGGGGGAATGGGCGGCTGCCTTCGGCCGGCAGGAAGCCACGCATTCCGGTGAATTCATGGGCATCGCGCCGACCGGCAAGCGGGTCGAGATCCGTTACATGGATTTCTGGAAAGTTGTCGACGGCAAGATCGTCAACAACTGGGTCATGGTCGATTTCCCGCATGTGCTCGCCCAGCTCGGCCGCGATGTTTTCAACGGAGAAGGCTGGGAAGCTTTTGACCGGGGCGAACGCACGCCACCCGCGCCGGAAAAGGCCGCGTGA